Genomic DNA from Selenomonas sp. oral taxon 126:
CGTTTCTAGGTCTGTGGAGGTTTTCGTCTCCGCGCTGCCCTCATCGGCGCGACTGTCATAATATAACACAAAAGACTTCTCCTCGTCAACCCCCTTTTCTATTTTTTCGCAAAGATTTTCTCAGATTCCTGCGAAATGGGCAACGAGAACGATGATGACGCCCGGGACGCCAAAGATGCCGGCGATGAGTGCCTTGAGGAAGGTGATCTCGATACCGACGCCGAGGAGGTTGATTGCCCACAGGATGATGGCACCGATGATGCTGTTCGTGATGAGCTTCCACAGGATGCGGAACGGCAGCGCGATGAGCTTGCCGAGAATCGCAAATACAATGATACCAATGGCAATTCCTACAATAATTTCCAAACTAGATCTCCCTTCTGTTCTCCATGGCGCGCGCGAGCGTCACCTCGTCCGCATACTCGATGTCGCCGCCGACGGGCAGCCCGTGCGCAATGCGCGTGACGCGCACGTCCATCGGCTTCAGCAGCTTTGCAATATACATTGCAGTCGCCTCGCCCTCGACGTTCGGATTGGTCGCGACAATGACCTCCTCCACGTCCGATGTGCCAACGCGTGTGACAAGCTCGCGGATGCGGATGTCATTCGGCCCGACGCCCTCGATGGGCGAGAGCGCGCCGTGCAGGACGTGATAGACGCCGTTGTAGTCGTTCATGCGCTCCATCGCCGCCACATCGGGCGGCTGCTCGACAACGCAGATTGTCCGATGATCGCGCTTCTCCGCCGTGCAGATGGCGCACGGATCAGTGTCCGTGAGGTTGAAGCAGGTGGAGCAGAAGCCGATCTTCTCCTTTGCCTCGATGATTGCAGAGGCAAGCCGACGCGCCCGCTCCATGTCCATATCGAGGACATGGTATGCAAGGCGCGCCGCAGTCTTTGCCCCAATCCCCGGCAGCGCACGGAACTGCTCCATGAGCTGCGTGAGCGGTGCAACTGTGTGCATCAGAGGAGTCCCGGCGGCAGTCCGAGCCCGCTCGTGAGCTTGCCCATCTCCTGCGCCATCATCTCATCAACCTTCTTCGTCGCTTCATTGAATGCTGCCGAAATAAGATCCTGCAGCATCTCAATGTCCTCGGGATCGACCGCTGCGGGTGCGATCACGAGGCTCTGCACCTGCTTCTCGCCGTCCATGACGACCTTCACCGCGCCGCCGCCCGAGGAGACCTCGACCGTCCTGCGCTTCAGCTCGTCCTGCATCTTCTTCATCTCGTTCTGCATCTTCTGGACTTTTTTCATCATGCCGGCCATATTGCCGCCGCCGTTAAACATTTGCATTCTCCTTCAACAATCGAGATAACAATAAATATACTGCATGAAGTATTCTTAGCCTAACAAAAACTTCTCATAACGTCAAGTGTTCTCGTCCGGCGGCAGCTCATCGTCCCCGAACATCTCCGCCTCCTCGTCCGGCGTCGGCTCGTACACCTCGTACGGCTCATCCTCTGCGGCAGGCGGCGCAGGTGCTTTCGGCTGCGGCGCGGGCTTCTTCGCAGGTGCACTGACCTCCTCGACACGCGCCCCCTCGCCCGCGATCTTCAGCAGCTCCGCGACAGGCGCGGGATACTCGGGCGCTTTCGCAGGAGCGGGCGGCGGCGCACTCTCCTCCTCGCCGCCCGTACAGACGATGACGAGAGGACGCCCCGCAAGCTCCGACATGACCTCCTC
This window encodes:
- a CDS encoding pro-sigmaK processing inhibitor BofA family protein produces the protein MEIIVGIAIGIIVFAILGKLIALPFRILWKLITNSIIGAIILWAINLLGVGIEITFLKALIAGIFGVPGVIIVLVAHFAGI
- the recR gene encoding recombination mediator RecR, which gives rise to MHTVAPLTQLMEQFRALPGIGAKTAARLAYHVLDMDMERARRLASAIIEAKEKIGFCSTCFNLTDTDPCAICTAEKRDHRTICVVEQPPDVAAMERMNDYNGVYHVLHGALSPIEGVGPNDIRIRELVTRVGTSDVEEVIVATNPNVEGEATAMYIAKLLKPMDVRVTRIAHGLPVGGDIEYADEVTLARAMENRREI
- a CDS encoding YbaB/EbfC family nucleoid-associated protein, encoding MFNGGGNMAGMMKKVQKMQNEMKKMQDELKRRTVEVSSGGGAVKVVMDGEKQVQSLVIAPAAVDPEDIEMLQDLISAAFNEATKKVDEMMAQEMGKLTSGLGLPPGLL